The Arachis ipaensis cultivar K30076 chromosome B07, Araip1.1, whole genome shotgun sequence genome includes a window with the following:
- the LOC107605917 gene encoding glutamate synthase [NADH], amyloplastic isoform X4: protein MRVLGHNGEINTLRGNVNWMKAREGLLKCKELGLSENELKKLLPIVNTTSSDSGAFDGVLEFLVQSGKSLPEAVMMMIPEAWQNDKNMDPQRKAFYEYFSALMEPWDGPALISFTDGHYLGATLDRNGLRPGRFYVTHSGRVIMASEVGVVDIPPEDVCRKGRLNPGMMLLVDFEKHAVVNDDALKEQYSLSRPYGEWLKNQKIQLQDIVDSVHESERVPPSIAGVIPASGDDADMENMGIHGLLTPLKAFGYTVESLEMLLLPMAKDGTEALGSMGNDTPLAVMSNREKLTFEYFKQMFAQVTNPPIDPIREKIVTSMECMVGPEGDLTEITEEQCHRLSLKGPLLSIEQMEAIKKMNYRGWRSKVIDITYSKDRGKKGLDEALDRICAEAHDAINAGYTTLVLSDRAFSRKRVSVSSLLAVGAVHQHLVPPKAGGEFYSKGELVKKYFKASNYGMMKVLAKMGISTLASYKGAQIFEALGLSSEVIERCFAGTPSRVEGATFEMLARDALKLHELAFPPRVFSPGSAEAVALPNPGDYHWRKGGEIHLNDPLAIAKLQEAARTNSVDAYKQYSKIIHELNKACNLRGILKFKEAAVKISLDEVEPASEIVKRFCTGAMSYGSISLEAHTTLATAMNKIGGKSNTGEGGEQPSRMEPLPDGSMNPKRSAIKQVASGRFGVSSYYLTNADELQIKMAQGAKPGEGGELPGHKVVGDIAVTRNSTPGVGLISPPPHHDIYSIEDLAQLIHDLKNANPAARISVKLVSEAGVGIIASGVVKGHADHVLISGHDGGTGASRWTGIKNAGLPWELGLAETHQTLVANDLRGRTTLQTDGQLKTGRDVAIAALLGAEEFGFSTAPLITLGCIMMRKCHKNTCPVGIATQDPVLREKFAGEPEHVINFFFMVAEEMREIMAQLGFRTVNEMVGRSDMLEVDKEVTKTSEKLQNIDLSLLLRPAAELRPEAAQYCVQKQDHGLDMALDNKLIGLSHAALEKGLPVYIESPIYNVNRAVGTMLSHEVTKRYLLDGLPNDTIHIRFTGSAGQSFGAFLCPGITLELEGDSNDYVGKGLSGGKIVVYPPKKSTFDPKTNIVIGNVALYGATRGEAYFNGMAAERFCVRNSGAKAVVEGVGDHGCEYMTGGIVVVLGNTGRNFAAGMSGGIAYVLDMDGKFQSRCNQELVDLDKVEEEEDIITLRMLIQQHQRHTDSVLAKEVLSDFENLLPKFIKVFPREYKRVLAGMKSKEASKNASSPAAIAEEGPDEAELNEKDAFEELKKMAAASSNGKPSQKVEQAESSKRPSRVTDAVKHRGFVAYEREGVQYRDPNVRMNDWKEVMEESKPGPLLKTQSARCMDCGTPFCHQENSGCPLGNKIPEFNELVYQNRWREALERLLETNNFPEFTGRVCPAPCEGSCVLGIIENPVSIKSIECAIIDKGFEEGWMVPRPPPKRTGRRVAIVGSGPAGLAAADQLNKMGHTVTVYERADRIGGLMMYGVPNMKTDKVDIVQRRVNLMAEEGVNFMVNANVGHDPMYALGRLQEENDAIVLAVGATKPRDLPVPGRELSGVHFAMEFLHANTKSLLDSNLQDGNYISAKGKKVVVIGGGDTGTDCIGTSIRHGCSSIVNLELLPQPPETRAPGNPWPQWPRVFRIDYGHQEAAAKFGKDPRSYEVLTKRFVGDENGVLKGLEVIRVRWEKDETGKFQFKEIEGSEEIIEADLVLLAMGFLGPESTIAEKLGMERDNRSNFKADYGRFSTSVKGVFAAGDCRRGQSLVVWAISEGRQAASQVDRYLTKEDTEYNIAHTKRQQQDLTKRQQGGSKYTVMT from the exons ATGCGAGTTTTGGGCCACAATGGAGAAATCAACACACTTAGAGGCAATGTTAACTG GATGAAGGCACGTGAGGGCCTACTAAAGTGCAAGGAGCTTGGTCTATCCGAGAACGAGTTAAAGAAGCTTTTGCCCATTGTGAATACAACTTCATCTGATTCAG GTGCTTTTGATGGCGTGCTTGAGTTTTTGGTTCAGTCTGGAAAAAGTCTTCCTGAAGCTGTCATGATGATGATCCCTGAAGCATGGCAAAATGACAAGAACATGGATCCCCAGCGTAAAGCATTTTACGAGTATTTCTCGGCTCTCATGGAGCCATGGGATGGGCCTGCTCTTATATCAT TTACTGATGGTCACTATCTTGGAGCAACATTGGATAGGAATGGTCTGCGGCCAGGCCGCTTTTATGTCACTCACAGTGGACGAGTTATAATGGCAAGTGAAGTTGGGGTTGTAGACATTCCTCCTGAAGACGTTTGTAGGAAAGGAAGACTAAATCCTGGCATGATGCTTCTAGTAGATTTTGAGAAGCATGCTGTTGTGAATGATGATGCCTTGAAGGAACAGTACTCTTTGTCACGGCCTTATGGGGAGTGGCTAAAAAATCAGAAGATTCAGCTCCAAGACATAGTTGACTCTGTTCATGAATCTGAAAGAGTGCCTCCAAGCATAGCCGGGGTGATTCCA GCATCTGGTGATGATGCAGATATGGAAAATATGGGAATTCATGGTTTACTGACTCCATTGAAAGCTTTTGG CTATACAGTTGAATCCTTGGAGATGTTATTACTTCCCATGGCAAAGGATGGTACAGAAGCCCTTGGTTCAATGGGAAATGATACTCCACTAGCTGTCATGTCTAACCGGGAGAAGCTTACTTTTGAGTACTTCAAGCAAATGTTTGCCCAAGTGACAAACCCACCTATTGATCCTATTCGTGAGAAAATAGTCACTTCCATGGAATGTATGGTTGGTCCAGAAGGTGACCTAACAGAAATTACTGAGGAACAATGCCACCGTCTTTCACTAAAAGGCCCTCTTTTATCCATTGAACAAATGGAAGCCATTAAAAAGATGAATTATAGGGGATGGCGGAGCAAAGTGATAGACATCACATACTCAAAGGATCGTGGTAAGAAAGGGTTGGACGAAGCTTTGGACAGGATATGTGCAGAAGCACATGATGCAATTAATGCTGGCTACACCACCCTTGTGCTGTCTGATAGAG CCTTCTCAAGGAAACGGGTTTCTGTTAGCTCCCTCTTGGCCGTTGGTGCTGTCCATCAACATCTAGTTCCACCAAAAGCTGGTGGGGAATTCTACTCAAAAGGTGAATTGGTCAAGAAGTACTTCAAAGCAAGCAACTATGGAATGATGAAGGTCCTTGCGAAGATGGGAATATCTACTTTGGCCTCTTACAAAGGTGCTCAGATTTTTGAAGCTCTGGGTCTTTCCTCAGAAGTAATTGAAAGGTGCTTTGCCGGAACCCCAAGCCGAGTTGAGGGGGCAACATTTGAGATGCTTGCTCGCGATgctcttaaattgcatgaattggcATTTCCTCCTCGTGTTTTCTCTCCTGGGAGTGCTGAAGCTGTTGCTTTGCCAAATCCTGGCGATTACCACTGGAGAAAAGGTGGTGAAATTCACTTGAATGATCCACTTGCTATAGCAAAGCTTCAAGAGGCTGCCAGAACTAACAGTGTAGATGCATATAAACAGTACTCCAAGATCATTCATGAGTTAAATAAGGCTTGCAACTTGCGAGGAATACTGAAATTTAAAGAGGCAGCAGTGAAGATTTCACTTGATGAAGTTGAACCTGCTAGTGAGATAGTTAAACGATTTTGCACTGGGGCCATGAGTTATGGGTCAATCTCATTGGAGGCGCACACAACATTGGCAACTGCTATGAATAAGATTGGAGGGAAATCCAACACAG GTGAGGGTGGTGAGCAACCATCACGCATGGAGCCTCTTCCTGATGGCTCAATGAACCCAAAAAGAAGTGCTATCAAGCAGGTTGCTAGTGGGAGATTTGGTGTTTCAAGTTACTATCTTACAAATGCTGATGAATTGCAGATAAAGATGGCCCAG GGAGCTAAACCAGGAGAGGGAGGTGAACTTCCTGGCCACAAGGTTGTAGGAGACATTGCTGTCACCAGGAATTCAACTCCTGGGGTAGGACTTATCAGCCCCCCACCTCATCACGATATTTATTCCATTGAAGATCTTGCCCAATTAATTCATGATCTAAAG AATGCCAACCCGGCTGCTCGAATTAGTGTCAAGTTGGTATCAGAAGCTGGAGTAGGCATAATTGCTAGTGGAGTTGTTAAAGGGCATGCTGACCATGTCTTGATCTCCGGCCATGATGGAGGGACAGGGGCATCCAGGTGGACTGGAATAAAGAATGCTGGGCTCCCTTGGGAACTTGGCTTGGCCGAGACCCACCAAACTTTGGTAGCTAATGACCTCCGTGGTCGCACAACTCTCCAAACTGATGGGCAACTCAAAACAGGAAGAGATGTGGCCATAGCTGCTCTCCTTGGTGCAGAAGAGTTTGGTTTCAGTACAGCTCCACTCATTACTCTCGGTTGCATTATGATGCGGAAGTGCCACAAGAATACCTGTCCTGTTGGCATTGCTACCCAAGATCCAGTACTCAGAGAAAAGTTTGCTGGAGAACCTGAGCATGTCATCAACTTCTTCTTCATGGTTGCTGAAGAGATGAGAGAAATTATGGCCCAGCTTGGGTTTAGGACTGTCAATGAGATGGTTGGCCGTTCAGACATGCTTGAAGTTGATAAAGAAGTCACTAAGACCAGTGAGAAATTGCAGAACATTGATCTCTCTCTATTGCTTAGACCTGCAGCTGAACTGCGGCCAGAAGCTGCTCAATACTGTGTGCAAAAACAAGATCATGGTTTGGACATGGCTTTGGATAATAAGCTCATTGGTTTGTCCCATGCTGCTTTGGAGAAGGGTCTCCCAGTATACATTGAAAGTCCAATTTATAATGTGAACCGTGCTGTGGGAACTATGCTTAGCCATGAGGTGACCAAAAGGTACCTCTTAGATGGTCTTCCTAATGACACCATTCATATCAGATTTACAGGAAGCGCAGGCCAGAGCTTTGGTGCATTCCTTTGTCCTGGTATCACTCTGGAACTTGAAGGCGATAGCAATGATTATGTTGGTAAAGGGTTGTCTGGCGGCAAGATTGTAGTATATCCTCCAAAGAAGAGTACCTTTGACCCAAAGACTAATATTGTAATTGGTAATGTGGCACTCTATGGAGCTACACGTGGTGAGGCATATTTCAATGGGATGGCCGCAGAAAGATTTTGTGTGCGTAATTCTGGGGCTAAGGCGGTAGTTGAAGGCGTTGGAGATCATGGATGCGAGTATATGACTGGTGGGATAGTAGTTGTCCTTGGAAACACTGGCCGAAATTTTGCGGCAGGAATGAGTGGTGGAATTGCTTACGTTCTTGATATGGATGGAAAATTCCAATCTCGATGCAACCAGGAACTTGTAGATTTGGACAAggttgaggaggaggaggatatTATTACTCTTAGAATGTTGATACAACAACATCAGCGTCACACAGATAGCGTGCTTGCCAAAGAAGTGCTTTCTGACTTTGAAAATCTTCTTCCAAAATTTATCAAGGTGTTCCCCAGGGAGTACAAACGTGTTTTGGCTGGTATGAAGTCAAAGGAAGCCTCCAAAAACGCATCTTCGCCTGCTGCAATTGCAGAAGAGGGGCCAGATGAAGCAGAACTGAATGAGAAAGATGCTTTTGAAGAGCTTAAGAAAATGGCTGCTGCATCTTCAAATGGGAAGCCAAGTCAG AAGGTTGAACAGGCTGAATCATCCAAGAGACCCAGTAGAGTCACTGATGCAGTTAAACATAGAGGTTTTGTTGCTTATGAGCGTGAAGGTGTTCAGTATAGGGATCCTAATGTTCGGATGAACGATTGGAAGGAAGTGATGGAGGAGTCGAAGCCTGGCCCACTTCTGAAAACCCAGTCAGCCCGTTGCATGGACTGTGGTACTCCTTTCTGTCATCAG GAAAATTCTGGATGTCCTCTTGGAAATAAAATACCAGAGTTTAATGAGTTAGTATACCAAAATAGGTGGCGAGAGGCATTGGAAAGGCTTCTCGAGACAAATAACTTCCCCGAGTTCACTGGTCGGGTGTGCCCAGCACCCTGTGAAGGTTCTTGTGTCCTTGGCATTATTGAGAATCCAGTGTCTATTAAAAGCATTGAATGTGCTATCATAGACAAGGGATTTGAGGAGGGTTGGATGGTGCCACGGCCTCCCCCCAAAAGAACTGG GAGAAGAGTTGCCATTGTTGGAAGCGGACCAGCTGGGTTGGCAGCTGCTGATCAACTGAATAAAATGGGACACACAGTAACTGTGTATGAGAGAGCTGACAGGATTGGAGGGCTTATGATGTATGGGGTTCCCAACATGAAAACAGACAAAGTGGATATAGTTCAACGACGGGTCAACCTTATGGCAGAGGAGGGAGTCAATTTTATGGTGAATGCTAATGTTGGACATGATCCTATGTACGCTCTTGGTCGGCTTCAAGAAGAAAATGATGCTATTGTGTTAGCTGTCGGAGCTACGAAACCAAG GGATCTTCCTGTTCCTGGGCGGGAGTTGTCAGGAGTTCATTTTGCCATGGAGTTTCTTCATGCAAACACTAAAAGCTTGCTCGATAGCAATCTTCAAGATGGTAACTACATTTCTGCAAAGGGAAAAAAAGTTGTGGTCATTGGTGGGGGTGATACGGGCACAGATTGCATAGGGACATCCATTCGTCATGGGTGTAGTAGCATAGTAAACCTTGAACTTCTCCCACAGCCTCCCGAAACTAGGGCACCAGGCAACCCTTGGCCACAG TGGCCTCGCGTATTCCGTATAGATTACGGGCACCAAGAAGCTGCAGCTAAATTTGGCAAAGATCCAAGATCTTATGAGGTATTGACTAAGCGGTTTGTGGGAGATGAGAATGGAGTTTTGAAGGGACTTGAAGTCATACGAGTCCGCTGGGAAAAGGATGAGACAGGGAAGTTTCAGTTTAAGGAAATTGAGGGCAGTGAGGAAATCATCGAGGCTGATCTAGTGTTACTTGCCATGGGATTCCTTGGCCCTGAATCT ACAATTGCAGAGAAATTGGGTATGGAGCGAGACAACAGGTCAAACTTCAAGGCAGATTATGGTCGCTTCTCAACCAGTGTGAAAGGTGTCTTTGCAGCCGGCGATTGTCGCCGTGGCCAGTCCCTCGTGGTATGGGCAATTTCGGAGGGACGCCAAGCTGCTTCACAAGTTGATAGGTACCTCACGAAAGAAGACACAGAGTACAACATTGCTCATACCAAGAGGCAGCAGCAAGACCTCACCAAGAGACAGCAGGGCGGTAGCAAGTACACAGTGATGACTTAA